The sequence AGACCATGACCGAGCGCCTGATGAACGAGATCCTCGACGCCAGCAACGGCCTGGGCGCTTCCGTGAAGCGTCGCGAGGACACCCACAAGATGGCCGAGTCCAACAAGGCGTTCGCGCACTACCGCTGGTAGTCCGTACCCCGTCACTAGACAGAGAGAGAACGAGCCACCATGGCTGCAACCTCCCTTGACCTCGCCAAGGTCCGCAACATCGGGATCATGGCGCACATCGACGCGGGCAAGACCACCACCACCGAGCGGATCCTGTTCTACACCGGTGTGTCGTACAAGATCGGTGAGGTCCACGATGGCGCTGCCACCATGGACTGGATGGAGCAGGAGCAGGAGCGCGGCATCACGATCACGTCGGCCGCGACGACCTGTCACTGGACCGTCGACGATGCCGACCACACCATCAACATCATCGACACCCCGGGCCACGTCGACTTCACCGTCGAGGTGGAGCGTTCGCTGCGCGTCCTCGACGGTGCCGTGACGGTGTTCGACGGTGTCGCCGGTGTGGAGCCCCAGTCCGAGACCGTGTGGCGGCAGGCTGACCGCTACGGCGTCCCGCGCATCTGCTTCATCAACAAGCTGGACCGCACGGGCGCCAACTTCTTCTTCTGCGTCAAGACCATCGTGGACCGCCTCGGCGCGACCCCGCTGGTCATGCAGCTGCCGATCGGTGCCGAGTCGGACTTCCAGGGCGTTGTCGACCTGGTCCGCATGAAGGCGCTGGTCTGGTCCGCCGAGGCGGCCAAGGGCGAGATGTACGACATCGTCGACATCCCGGCCGAGCTGCAGGAGCAGGCGGACGAGTACCGCGAGCAGCTGATCGACACCGTGTCGAACGTCAGCGACGAGATCATGGAGCTCGCCCTCGAGGGCGAGGACATCCCGGTCGAGCTGCTGCAGGACGCGATCCGCAAGGGCACCCTGAACTCGGACTTCACCCCGATCTTCTGTGGTACCGCGTTCAAGAACAAGGGCGTCCAGCCCCTGCTCGACGCCGTCGTCAAGTACCTGCCGTCCCCGCTGGACATCGAGTCCATCGAGGGCACCAAGCCGGGCGACGACACCGTCAAGATCTCCCGCAAGGCCTCGGACGACGAGCCGCTCGCCGCGCTCGCGTTCAAGATCATGTCGGACCCGCACCTCGGCAAGCTCACCTTCGTCCGGGTCTACTCGGGCCGCCTGGAGTCCGGCACCTCGGTGCTGAACGCCGTCAAGGGCAAGAAGGAGCGCATCGGCAAGATCTACCGCATGCACGCGAACAAGCGTGAGGAGATCGACTCGGTGGGCGCCGGCGACATCATCGCCGTCATGGGCCTGAAGCAGACCACCACCGGTGAGACGCTGTCCGACGAGAAGAACCCGGTCATCCTGGAGTCCATGGACTTCCCGGCCCCGGTCATCCGCGTCGCGATCGAGCCCAAGTCCAAGGGTGACCAGGAGAAGCTGGGTGTCGCCATCCAGCGTCTCGCCGAGGAGGACCCGTCCTTCCAGGTCAACACGGACGAGGAGACCGGCCAGACCATCATCGCGGGTATGGGCGAGCTGCACCTCGAGGTGCTCGTCGACCGTATGCGCCGTGAGTTCAAGGTCGAGGCCAACGTCGGCAAGCCGCAGGTCGCGTACCGCGAGACGATCCGTCAGGCCGTCGAGCGCATCGACTACACCCACAAGAAGCAGACCGGTGGTTCCGGTCAGTTCGCCAAGGTGCAGATCGCGATCGAGCCGCTCGAGCAGGCCGAGGGCTACGAGTTCGTCAACCTGGTCACCGGTGGCCGCGTGCCGCGGGAGTACATCCCGTCGGTCGACGCCGGCTGCCAGGAGGCCATGGAGTTCGGTATCCTCGCCGGCTACCCGCTCCAGGGCGTTCGCGTGAAGCTGCTCGACGGTGCGGCGCACGACGTCGACTCGTCCGAGCTCGCGTTCAAGATCGCCGGCTCGATGGCCTTCAAGGAAGGCGCCCGGAAGGCCAAGCCGGTCCTCCTGGAGCCGATGATGGCCGTCGAGGTCACCACGCCCGAGGACTACATGGGCGACGTGATCGGCGACATCAACTCTCGCCGTGGCCAGATCCGGTCCATGGATGAGCGTCACGGTGCCCGCGTCGTCACGGCGCTGGTGCCCCTCTCCGAGATGTTCGGCTACGTCGGTGACCTGCGCAGCAAGACCTCTGGTCGCGCGAGCTACTCGATGCAGTTCGACTCGTACGCCGAGGTTCCGAGGAACGTCGCGGACGACATCATCGCGAAGGCCAAGGGCGAGTAACGTCCCGACTTTCGGGACAACAGCCACCCCTTAGGCTATTGGGAGGCAACCCGGGAGGATCCGGTCGGATCCTCCCGGGGCCTCCGGCCCCCCACCCGGTGGGGCGGCACGGGGTGTCCTCCGGACAGCCCACACAAAACCGATCAAAGACCAACTGACGTCACCACGGCGTACAGAACTGTCCTCAGGAGGACTCAGTGGCGAAGGCGAAGTTCGAGCGGACGAAGCCCCACGTCAACATCGGCACCATCGGTCACATCGACCACGGTAAGACCACGCTGACCGCGGCCATCACCAAGGTGCTGCACGACGCGTACCCGGACATCAACCCCTTCACGCCGTTCGACCAGATCGACAAGGCGCCGGAGGAGCGGCAGCGCGGTATCACCATCTCCATCGCGCACGTCGAGTACCAGACCGAGGCGCGTCACTACGCCCACGTCGACTGCCCGGGTCACGCGGACTACATCAAGAACATGATCACCGGTGCCGCCCAGATGGACGGCGCCATCCTGG comes from Streptomyces sp. TLI_053 and encodes:
- the fusA gene encoding elongation factor G; this translates as MAATSLDLAKVRNIGIMAHIDAGKTTTTERILFYTGVSYKIGEVHDGAATMDWMEQEQERGITITSAATTCHWTVDDADHTINIIDTPGHVDFTVEVERSLRVLDGAVTVFDGVAGVEPQSETVWRQADRYGVPRICFINKLDRTGANFFFCVKTIVDRLGATPLVMQLPIGAESDFQGVVDLVRMKALVWSAEAAKGEMYDIVDIPAELQEQADEYREQLIDTVSNVSDEIMELALEGEDIPVELLQDAIRKGTLNSDFTPIFCGTAFKNKGVQPLLDAVVKYLPSPLDIESIEGTKPGDDTVKISRKASDDEPLAALAFKIMSDPHLGKLTFVRVYSGRLESGTSVLNAVKGKKERIGKIYRMHANKREEIDSVGAGDIIAVMGLKQTTTGETLSDEKNPVILESMDFPAPVIRVAIEPKSKGDQEKLGVAIQRLAEEDPSFQVNTDEETGQTIIAGMGELHLEVLVDRMRREFKVEANVGKPQVAYRETIRQAVERIDYTHKKQTGGSGQFAKVQIAIEPLEQAEGYEFVNLVTGGRVPREYIPSVDAGCQEAMEFGILAGYPLQGVRVKLLDGAAHDVDSSELAFKIAGSMAFKEGARKAKPVLLEPMMAVEVTTPEDYMGDVIGDINSRRGQIRSMDERHGARVVTALVPLSEMFGYVGDLRSKTSGRASYSMQFDSYAEVPRNVADDIIAKAKGE